One Takifugu rubripes chromosome 19, fTakRub1.2, whole genome shotgun sequence genomic window carries:
- the pck1 gene encoding phosphoenolpyruvate carboxykinase, cytosolic [GTP]: MPPQLKSQNRSSPRLLQGDLQSLSPAVRKFVESSIALCQPDSLHICDGTDEENRAILSQLEEQGMIKKLPKYDNCWLARTDPRDVARVESKTVIVTQEQRSAVPLCSDEGIGNLGRWMSPEEFAKAKTQRFPGCMIGRTMYVIPFSMGPVGSPLSKIGVELTDSPYVVASMRIMTRMGVAVLSALGTGDFVRCLHSVGCPLPLKKPLVNNWPCNPEQTLIAHIPDQKEIMSFGSGYGGNSLLGKKCFALRIASHMAKQEGWLAEHMLILGITNPAGEKKYMVAAFPSACGKTNLAMLCPSLPGWKVECVGDDIAWMKFDKQGNLRAINPENGFFGVAPGTSAKTNPNAMETVLKNTLFTNVAETSDGGVYWEGMDQQLPEDVTITSWKNEPWSAQHGETCAHPNSRFCSPANQCPIIDPLWESPEGVPIEAIIFGGRRPEGVPLIYEAFSWQHGVFVGAAMRSEATAAAEHKAKVIMHDPFAMRPFFGYNFGQYLSHWLSLADHPSAKLPKIFHVNWFRKSSTGGFLWPGFGENIRVLDWIFRRVNGEAEATLSAVGYLPSKDSLNLQGLHDVNLNQLFSLDKKFWEREVEEVRKYFIMEVNDDLPAEVSQQLDLLDQRVKLM; the protein is encoded by the exons ATGCCTCCTCAACTTAAATCCCAGAACCGAAGCAGCCCTCGGCTACTGCAAGGTGACCTTCAGTCCCTCAGTCCTGCTGTGAGGAAGTTTGTAGAGTCCAGTATCGCCTTGTGTCAGCCAGACTCCCTTCATATCTGTGACGGCACTGACGAAGAGAACCGGGCCATCCTgagccagctggaggagcaggggatGATCAAAAAGCTCCCAAAATATGACAATTG CTGGTTGGCCAGGACCGACCCTCGGGATGTTGCCCGGGTAGAGAGTAAGACTGTGATTGTGACCCAGGAACAGCGTAGCGCGGTGCCTCTATGTTCTGACGAGGGAATCGGAAACCTGGGGCGCTGGATGTCCCCAGAAGAGTTTGCCAAAGCCAAGACTCAGCGCTTTCCTGGCTGCATGATAG GTCGGACCATGTATGTGATTCCCTTCAGCATGGGTCCTGTAGGATCCCCCCTCTCCAAGATCGGAGTGGAGTTGACTGACTCTCCTTATGTGGTGGCCAGTATGAGGATAATGACCCGGATGGGGGTGGCAGTGCTGTCTGCTCTGGGCACGGGTGACTTTGTTCGCTGTCTGCACTCTGTTGGATGTCCTCTACCTCTAAAAA AGCCCTTGGTGAACAACTGGCCCTGTAACCCCGAGCAGACCCTCATTGCTCACATCCCTGATCAGAAGGAGATCATGTCATTTGGAAGTGGGTACGGTGGAAACTCACTTCTTGGGAAGAAGTGCTTTGCTCTGCGCATCGCCTCACACATGGCCAAACAAGAGGGTTGGCTGGCAGAGCACATGCTG ATTCTGGGAATCACTAATCCTGCTGGTGAGAAGAAATACATGGTGGCCGCCTTCCCCAGTGCCTGTGGAAAGACAAACCTGGCAATGCTCTGTCCCTCACTGCCGGGCTGGAAGGTTGAGTGTGTGGGTGACGATATAGCCTGGATGAAGTTTGACAAACAAG GAAATCTACGTGCCATCAACCCGGAGAATGGCTTTTTTGGGGTAGCACCAGGCACTTCAGCAAAAACCAACCCGAACGCAATGGAGACAGTGTtaaaaaatacacttttcaCTAATGTTGCTGAGACTAGTGATGGTGGTGTATACTGGGAAGGCATGGATCAGCAACTACCGGAGGACGTGACCATAACCTCCTGGAAGAACGAGCCATGGAGCGCACAACATG GTGAAACCTGTGCTCACCCCAACTCACGCTTTTGCAGTCCAGCTAATCAGTGTCCCATAATTGACCCTCTGTGGGAATCCCCCGAAGGAGTCCCCATTGAGGCCATCATCTTTGGAGGGCGCAGACCTGAAG GCGTTCCTCTCATATATGAGGCCTTCAGTTGGCAGCACGGAGTGTTTGTTGGAGCAGCCATGAGGTcagaagcaacagcagcagctgaacacAAAG cCAAGGTGATCATGCATGACCCCTTTGCCATGCGTCCTTTCTTTGGCTACAACTTTGGCCAGTACCTCTCACACTGGCTGAGCTTGGCTGATCATCCCAGTGCCAAGCTTCCCAAAATCTTTCATGTCAACTGGTTCCGTAAGAGTTCTACTGGTGGATTCCTCTGGCCTGGATTTGGCGAGAACATTCGTGTTTTGGACTGGATATTCCGTCGGGTCAATGGCGAGGCTGAAGCCACGCTCTCCGCTGTTGGCTACCTGCCCTCCAAGGACTCTCTTAATCTTCAGGGCCTCCATGATGTGAACCTGAATCAGCTGTTCTCCTTAGATAAAAAGTTctgggaaagggaggtggaggaggtgagaaagTACTTCATCATGGAGGTGAACGATGATCTTCCTGCTGAGGTGTCCCAGCAGCTGGACCTCCTGGATCAGAGGGTCAAGTTGATGTAA